Proteins from a single region of Dysosmobacter acutus:
- a CDS encoding glucose-1-phosphate adenylyltransferase, which produces MKKECIAMLLAGGQGSRLYVLTGEMAKPAVPFGGKFRIIDFPLSNCANSGIDTVGVLTQYRPLELNSYIGNGQPWDLDHTDGGVHILPPYQSATGGTWYKGTANAIYQNMGFIDLYDPDYVVILSGDHIYKMDYSLMVRRHKESAAACTISVMEVPWDEAPRFGIMNVDESDRITEFEEKPKAPKSNLASMGIYVFSWQTLRRYLIEDEADNDSSNDFGKNIIPAMLKAGEKMAAYRFSGYWKDVGTLESLWDANMDMLARDTGLDLLDPDWPIYARTTSLPPAFLGPQVEISNSAISRGCDLQGTVKNSVLSQDVTVEEGAEVSYSVLMPGVTVERGAVVRYAILGENCRIRAGARVGDHPERVEPVNWGLAVLGPGTEVEADRVIAPKTILDRNGEEVSR; this is translated from the coding sequence ATGAAAAAAGAGTGCATCGCCATGCTGCTGGCAGGCGGACAGGGAAGCCGGCTCTACGTGCTCACCGGGGAGATGGCAAAGCCGGCAGTCCCCTTTGGAGGGAAATTCCGCATTATCGATTTCCCGCTGTCCAACTGCGCCAATTCGGGGATCGACACGGTGGGCGTCCTGACTCAGTACCGGCCGCTGGAGCTCAATAGCTACATCGGCAACGGCCAGCCCTGGGACCTGGACCACACCGACGGCGGCGTCCACATCCTGCCGCCCTATCAGTCCGCCACCGGCGGGACCTGGTACAAGGGCACCGCCAACGCCATCTATCAGAACATGGGCTTCATCGACCTCTATGACCCGGACTATGTGGTGATCCTCTCCGGCGACCACATCTACAAGATGGACTACTCCCTGATGGTCAGGCGCCATAAGGAGAGCGCCGCCGCCTGCACCATCTCCGTCATGGAGGTGCCCTGGGACGAAGCGCCCCGGTTCGGCATCATGAACGTGGATGAGTCCGACCGCATCACCGAGTTTGAGGAAAAGCCGAAAGCGCCCAAGAGCAACCTGGCCTCCATGGGCATCTATGTCTTCTCCTGGCAGACCCTGCGCCGCTATCTCATCGAGGATGAGGCGGACAATGATTCCAGCAACGACTTCGGCAAGAACATCATCCCCGCCATGCTGAAGGCGGGAGAGAAGATGGCCGCCTACCGCTTTTCCGGCTACTGGAAGGACGTGGGTACGCTGGAATCCCTGTGGGACGCCAATATGGATATGCTGGCCCGGGACACGGGGCTGGACCTGCTGGACCCCGACTGGCCCATCTATGCCAGGACCACCTCGCTGCCCCCGGCCTTTTTGGGTCCTCAGGTGGAAATATCCAACAGCGCCATCAGCCGGGGCTGCGACCTTCAGGGCACGGTGAAAAACTCCGTGCTGTCTCAGGATGTCACGGTGGAGGAGGGGGCGGAGGTCTCCTATTCCGTGCTGATGCCCGGAGTCACGGTGGAGCGGGGCGCCGTGGTGCGCTACGCGATTTTGGGTGAAAACTGCCGCATCCGCGCCGGGGCCAGGGTCGGAGACCACCCGGAGCGGGTGGAGCCGGTGAACTGGGGGCTGGCGGTGTTAGGCCCGGGCACGGAGGTGGAAGCGGACCGGGTAATTGCCCCCAAGACCATTCTGGATCGAAACGGCGAGGAGGTGTCAAGATGA
- the glgB gene encoding 1,4-alpha-glucan branching protein GlgB, with protein sequence MELGDLTIARDYDVYGAHPEEKDGRAGWRFRVWAPQARGVSVVGEFNGWDPLTNPMEREGQDWETFIPGLAQYDTYKYAVVGQSGQEVWKSDPYAFHAETRPGTASKLYDLSGYQWKDGHWKPKELYNRPLNIYEVHLGSWRRREDGAFYDYRSLAEELSCYVSGMGYTHVELLPVTEHPLDDSWGYQCTGYFAPTSRFGTPHDFMYFVECMHRHGLGVILDWVPAHFCKDEQGLYEFDGGCCYEYADPNKREHALWGTRVFDYGRREVRDFLLASAAFWLREYHIDGLRVDAVASMLYLDYDRPDGAWTPNRHGGKENLEAIDFLRDLNRTAFAVNPHALMVAEESTAWPLVTYPPEEGGLGFNLKWNMGWMNDMCHYLKLDPYFRQHHHRDLTFSMMYAFSENYILPMSHDEVVHMKGSVVGKMPGDYRTQLQCLRGFYAYMMAHPGKKLMFMGAEIGQWHEWDADGGLDWYLLEHPENQQIQQFFRDMNHFYLHQSPLWEVDRDWAGFEWLVADDNQNNVAVFARRDKAGREVVCAVNFSPNTYENYRFGVSDKARYREIFNTDDPAYGGSGVSNETAIAVEQIPSHGKLQSIAIRIPPFGAVFFRGEARRGSKRSSSLQGKERKGMV encoded by the coding sequence ATGGAATTGGGAGATCTGACCATTGCCAGAGACTACGACGTATACGGCGCCCATCCGGAAGAGAAAGACGGACGGGCAGGATGGCGCTTCCGGGTCTGGGCCCCCCAGGCGCGCGGCGTTTCCGTGGTGGGAGAATTCAACGGGTGGGATCCCTTGACAAACCCAATGGAGAGAGAGGGCCAGGACTGGGAGACGTTCATCCCCGGCCTCGCCCAATACGACACGTACAAATATGCCGTTGTGGGACAGAGCGGGCAGGAGGTGTGGAAAAGCGATCCCTATGCCTTCCACGCGGAGACCCGCCCCGGAACGGCCAGCAAGCTCTACGATCTTTCCGGCTACCAGTGGAAGGACGGCCACTGGAAGCCCAAAGAACTCTACAACCGGCCGCTGAACATCTATGAGGTGCACCTTGGATCCTGGAGGCGGCGGGAGGACGGGGCCTTTTATGACTACCGGAGCCTGGCGGAGGAGCTGTCCTGCTATGTGAGCGGCATGGGCTATACCCACGTGGAGCTGCTGCCGGTGACGGAGCACCCCCTGGACGACTCCTGGGGCTATCAATGCACCGGATATTTCGCCCCCACCTCCCGGTTCGGCACGCCCCACGACTTCATGTATTTCGTGGAGTGCATGCACCGCCATGGCTTGGGCGTCATACTGGACTGGGTGCCCGCCCACTTCTGCAAGGATGAGCAGGGGCTCTATGAGTTTGACGGCGGGTGCTGCTATGAGTACGCCGATCCCAACAAGCGGGAGCACGCGCTGTGGGGCACCCGGGTCTTTGACTACGGAAGGCGGGAGGTCCGGGATTTCCTGCTCGCCTCGGCGGCCTTCTGGCTGCGGGAATACCACATCGACGGATTGCGGGTGGACGCGGTGGCCTCCATGCTGTACCTGGACTATGACCGGCCCGACGGCGCATGGACGCCCAACCGCCACGGCGGGAAGGAGAACCTGGAGGCCATCGATTTCCTGCGGGACCTGAACCGCACTGCCTTTGCCGTCAACCCCCACGCGCTGATGGTGGCGGAGGAGTCCACCGCCTGGCCTCTGGTGACCTATCCGCCGGAGGAGGGGGGACTGGGCTTCAACCTGAAGTGGAACATGGGCTGGATGAACGACATGTGCCACTATCTGAAGTTAGACCCCTATTTCCGCCAGCACCACCATAGGGACCTGACCTTCTCCATGATGTACGCCTTTTCTGAGAACTATATCCTTCCCATGTCCCACGATGAGGTGGTCCACATGAAGGGCTCGGTGGTGGGGAAGATGCCCGGGGACTACCGGACCCAACTTCAGTGCCTGAGGGGATTTTACGCCTATATGATGGCCCATCCCGGCAAGAAGCTGATGTTTATGGGCGCGGAGATAGGCCAGTGGCATGAGTGGGACGCGGACGGAGGGCTGGACTGGTATCTGCTGGAGCATCCTGAAAACCAGCAGATTCAGCAGTTTTTCCGGGATATGAACCACTTTTACCTCCATCAGAGCCCGCTGTGGGAGGTGGATCGGGACTGGGCCGGCTTTGAATGGCTGGTGGCCGATGACAACCAGAACAATGTGGCTGTGTTTGCGCGCCGGGACAAGGCGGGCAGGGAAGTGGTCTGCGCCGTCAACTTTTCCCCCAACACCTATGAGAACTACCGCTTCGGCGTGAGCGACAAAGCGCGCTACAGAGAGATCTTCAACACGGACGACCCCGCCTACGGCGGAAGCGGCGTTTCCAATGAGACGGCCATAGCGGTGGAGCAGATTCCCTCCCACGGGAAGCTCCAGTCTATCGCCATCCGCATCCCGCCCTTTGGCGCCGTATTCTTCCGGGGAGAGGCCCGCCGTGGAAGCAAACGCAGTTCTTCACTCCAGGGCAAGGAAAGGAAAGGGATGGTGTAA
- a CDS encoding S-layer homology domain-containing protein, producing the protein MRKTKRISLLLALALLVSCLTPFSALAAENTFSDLNDPDTASNVEVLRMMGVLDGYADGTFRPNATLTRAQFCKMAVLMTKNGADQVGQYKNYTIFPDVKASHWASGYINMAVRGEKATEETAARPGIIAGYPDGTFRPDSIVTYGQAVTILMRLLGYADKDVGAVWPDGYLNAASTIGLTDGLKLTGSASITRGKAAQLFVNLLNTNMKDSTSTYAASIANSLVADTVLLSCSATASDGTSGALQTSDGTYKPARNSGSGLLNGRKGTVLLDASGKALTFVPVKAGSSETFNLSVAKAGYLQDNAGHRYEVTAKTVAYHNGEKTTYGEMYTYLRSGSSVTVYFNAAGTAEYVFSGSESTTDAVVVPAKGSTNGFTSLTGGSTNYKLSKNGLTITSSDLRANDVATYNAATNTIQVCDTRLTGVIENVYPNFEAPTSLTVIGHEFEVLPSAGEMLSGFKVNDSVSLLLTVDNKVAGAVANTAATRSNAIGMVTAASGTSATVQLLSGLELTGNTDTSAEYNSKLQGQLVRVSSSRRGTISLATLSGGSYNTLDMSTRKIGNAELADNVMVYEKAHANAPVQPIVLSQIVQNKINGSNIAFAEYDWAGRVSLLILNNVTGDTFTYGRVRMDEGSLTVSYDNGKSVSATSAYKFADGSFAGVAVNSAGSQVVAVMSLKQLDNVPNNAWKSSEYVTVGGVTYPVSEDVVCYNRTTGKFLTLSAARAFASTATLYYDRTVDEGGKIRVVEVR; encoded by the coding sequence ATGAGAAAGACAAAACGCATTTCCCTCCTGCTGGCGCTGGCCCTGCTGGTCTCCTGCCTGACGCCCTTTTCCGCCCTGGCGGCGGAGAACACGTTTTCCGACCTGAACGATCCGGACACCGCATCCAATGTGGAGGTGCTCCGGATGATGGGCGTGCTGGACGGCTACGCCGACGGCACCTTCCGGCCCAACGCCACGCTGACCCGGGCGCAGTTTTGCAAAATGGCGGTGCTGATGACCAAAAACGGCGCGGACCAGGTGGGCCAGTATAAAAACTACACCATCTTCCCGGATGTGAAGGCCAGCCACTGGGCCTCCGGCTATATCAACATGGCCGTCCGCGGCGAGAAGGCCACGGAGGAGACGGCGGCCCGGCCCGGCATCATTGCCGGCTATCCCGACGGCACCTTCCGCCCGGACAGCATCGTCACCTACGGCCAGGCGGTCACCATTTTGATGCGCCTTCTGGGCTATGCGGACAAAGATGTGGGCGCCGTTTGGCCCGACGGCTATCTGAACGCCGCGTCCACCATCGGCCTCACCGACGGACTGAAGCTCACCGGCTCCGCCTCCATCACCCGGGGCAAGGCGGCCCAGCTCTTTGTGAATCTGCTCAACACCAACATGAAGGACTCCACCTCCACCTACGCCGCCTCCATCGCCAACTCCCTGGTGGCGGATACCGTGCTGCTGTCCTGCTCCGCCACCGCTTCCGACGGCACCTCCGGGGCCCTGCAGACCTCCGACGGCACCTATAAGCCGGCCCGGAACAGCGGCTCGGGCCTTCTCAACGGCCGCAAGGGCACGGTACTCTTAGACGCCTCCGGCAAGGCGCTGACCTTTGTGCCCGTCAAGGCCGGCAGCTCGGAGACCTTCAACCTGTCCGTGGCCAAGGCCGGCTACCTCCAGGACAATGCCGGCCACCGCTATGAGGTCACCGCCAAGACTGTGGCCTACCACAACGGTGAGAAGACCACCTACGGTGAGATGTATACCTACCTGCGCTCGGGCAGCTCCGTGACGGTCTACTTCAACGCCGCGGGCACGGCGGAGTATGTCTTCTCCGGCAGCGAGTCCACCACCGACGCGGTGGTGGTGCCGGCCAAGGGGTCCACCAACGGCTTCACCTCCCTGACCGGCGGAAGCACCAACTACAAGCTGAGCAAAAACGGCCTGACCATCACCTCCTCCGACCTGCGTGCCAACGACGTGGCCACCTACAACGCAGCCACCAACACCATCCAGGTCTGTGACACCCGGCTCACCGGCGTCATCGAGAATGTGTACCCCAACTTTGAGGCGCCCACCAGCCTGACGGTGATCGGCCATGAGTTCGAGGTGCTGCCCAGCGCCGGAGAGATGCTGTCCGGGTTTAAGGTGAACGACAGCGTGTCGCTGCTGCTCACCGTGGACAACAAGGTGGCTGGCGCTGTGGCCAATACCGCCGCTACCCGCTCCAATGCCATCGGCATGGTGACCGCCGCCTCCGGAACCTCCGCCACGGTGCAGCTGCTCAGCGGCCTGGAGCTGACCGGAAACACGGACACCAGCGCAGAGTACAACTCCAAGCTTCAGGGCCAGCTGGTGCGGGTATCCTCCTCCCGCCGGGGGACTATCTCCCTGGCCACCCTCAGCGGAGGCAGCTACAACACCCTGGACATGTCCACCCGCAAGATAGGCAATGCGGAGCTGGCGGACAACGTGATGGTCTATGAAAAGGCCCACGCCAACGCCCCGGTGCAGCCCATCGTTCTGAGTCAGATCGTTCAAAATAAGATCAACGGCTCCAACATCGCCTTTGCCGAGTACGACTGGGCGGGCCGGGTGAGCCTGCTGATCCTCAACAACGTCACCGGCGACACCTTCACCTACGGCCGGGTTCGGATGGACGAAGGCAGCCTCACCGTCAGCTATGACAACGGCAAGTCCGTCAGCGCAACCTCCGCCTACAAGTTCGCCGACGGTTCCTTTGCGGGCGTCGCCGTCAACTCCGCCGGCAGTCAGGTGGTGGCCGTGATGAGCCTGAAGCAGCTGGACAATGTGCCCAACAACGCGTGGAAGTCCAGCGAGTATGTGACGGTGGGCGGTGTGACCTATCCCGTCAGCGAGGATGTGGTCTGTTACAACCGGACCACCGGGAAGTTCCTGACCCTCAGCGCGGCGCGGGCCTTCGCCTCCACGGCGACGCTCTATTATGACCGTACCGTGGACGAGGGCGGAAAGATCCGCGTTGTCGAAGTGCGATGA
- a CDS encoding ABC transporter permease, with the protein MNITQAIKMAIKSILSNRGRSMLTMLGIIIGIASVMTIVSTVNGSNIEMQKYYDSLGTNKINVSAYQWNNNDIFDELYDYCNSLTDYVLGVTPNAYFNATVVYGNKSSAKMGGGGMYYGGGMSVSMSGGGGMTNTYPPELYFGSDQYAICNNFQIAEGRDLSKIDIDAYAQVCVLGARAAQTFFDYADPVGKEIQVNGNPFQVIGVYAEKDPDSDWSMDNIIVFPYSASRLLAPDQQMSEFVVKAASKEATTQAISRIDAFLGGIIDMNQGWKQVYSENQWQESNNQATMMMSLVLGGIAFISLLVGGIGIMNIMLVTVTERTREIGIRRAIGAERRSIVTQFLIEAAMICGVGGVLGIILGILCTLIAGKLLLQLILFPPAWITLSAFILSVALGIIFGIYPAMKASRLQPVEALRAE; encoded by the coding sequence ATGAATATTACACAGGCCATTAAAATGGCCATCAAATCCATCCTCTCCAACCGGGGCCGTTCCATGCTGACCATGTTGGGCATCATCATCGGCATCGCCTCGGTGATGACCATCGTGTCCACGGTCAACGGCTCCAACATTGAGATGCAGAAGTACTATGACAGCCTGGGCACCAACAAGATCAATGTCAGCGCCTACCAGTGGAACAACAACGACATCTTTGACGAGCTCTACGACTACTGCAACAGCCTCACGGACTATGTCCTGGGCGTGACGCCCAATGCCTACTTCAACGCCACCGTGGTCTACGGAAACAAGAGCAGCGCCAAGATGGGCGGCGGAGGCATGTACTACGGCGGCGGGATGTCCGTTTCCATGAGCGGCGGCGGTGGAATGACCAACACCTATCCGCCGGAGCTGTATTTCGGCAGCGACCAGTATGCCATCTGCAACAACTTCCAGATCGCCGAGGGACGGGACCTGAGCAAGATTGACATCGATGCCTATGCCCAGGTCTGCGTCTTAGGCGCCCGGGCGGCCCAGACCTTTTTTGACTATGCGGACCCCGTGGGCAAGGAGATACAGGTCAACGGAAACCCCTTCCAGGTAATCGGGGTCTACGCGGAAAAGGACCCGGACAGCGACTGGTCCATGGACAACATCATCGTCTTCCCCTATTCCGCCAGCCGCCTGCTGGCCCCGGACCAGCAGATGAGCGAGTTCGTGGTCAAGGCTGCCAGCAAGGAGGCCACCACACAGGCCATCAGCCGGATCGACGCCTTTTTGGGCGGCATCATCGACATGAACCAGGGCTGGAAGCAGGTCTACAGTGAGAACCAGTGGCAGGAGAGCAACAACCAGGCCACCATGATGATGTCCCTGGTGTTGGGCGGCATCGCCTTCATCTCCCTGCTGGTGGGCGGCATCGGCATCATGAACATCATGCTGGTCACGGTCACCGAGCGGACCCGGGAAATCGGTATCCGCCGGGCCATCGGCGCTGAGCGGCGCTCCATTGTGACCCAGTTCCTTATCGAGGCGGCCATGATCTGCGGCGTGGGCGGCGTGCTGGGTATCATCCTTGGCATTCTCTGCACGCTGATCGCCGGCAAGCTGCTGTTGCAGCTGATCCTGTTTCCGCCGGCGTGGATCACGCTGTCCGCGTTTATCCTGTCCGTTGCACTGGGCATTATTTTCGGTATTTATCCCGCCATGAAGGCTTCCCGGCTCCAGCCGGTGGAAGCGCTGCGCGCGGAGTAA
- a CDS encoding ABC transporter ATP-binding protein, whose protein sequence is MLAELRNVYKIYGEGLESEVRALDGVSLAIDRGEFVAVVGASGSGKSTMMNLLGCLDVPTYGDYFLDGVDVKELTDRELSHIRNKQIGFIFQGFNLIPALSAKENVELPLIYQGINGERRHDLAQAALERVGLGNRGGHKPTEMSGGQQQRVAIARAIATSPPIIMADEPTGALDSKTGHEVLGFLQQLNREGSTVILITHDNSIAATAKRVVRISDGKIVDDHQQEVDWA, encoded by the coding sequence ATGTTAGCTGAATTGCGCAACGTCTACAAGATATACGGCGAGGGGCTGGAGAGCGAGGTGCGGGCGCTGGACGGCGTATCGCTTGCCATTGACCGCGGCGAGTTCGTGGCGGTGGTGGGCGCTTCCGGCTCCGGAAAGTCCACCATGATGAACCTCCTGGGCTGTCTGGATGTCCCCACCTACGGCGACTACTTCTTAGATGGTGTGGATGTGAAGGAGCTTACGGACCGGGAACTATCCCACATCCGCAACAAGCAGATCGGGTTCATCTTCCAGGGCTTCAATCTGATCCCCGCTCTCTCCGCCAAGGAAAATGTGGAGCTTCCGCTGATCTACCAGGGCATCAACGGCGAGCGCCGCCACGACCTGGCTCAGGCGGCGCTGGAGCGGGTGGGTCTGGGAAACCGCGGCGGCCACAAGCCGACGGAGATGTCCGGCGGCCAGCAGCAGCGCGTGGCCATCGCCCGGGCCATTGCCACCAGCCCGCCCATCATCATGGCCGACGAACCCACGGGCGCCCTGGATTCCAAGACCGGACACGAGGTGCTTGGCTTTTTGCAGCAGCTCAACCGGGAGGGCAGCACCGTGATCCTCATCACCCATGACAACAGCATTGCCGCCACCGCCAAACGGGTCGTCCGCATCAGCGACGGAAAGATCGTGGACGATCATCAGCAGGAGGTGGACTGGGCATGA
- a CDS encoding efflux RND transporter periplasmic adaptor subunit: MAEVMDPVLEKKDEALVPPESAAPPAPQKPKKKKKKKIVSWVILAVVLGGIAFGMYKLLAPKEEAGQVITDMVQYGSITSTVQGSGITKPKNSETITLTTTGTVADVYVTEGQQVTAGTPLFTIDSETARDAVEKARKDANGYQKQLDALYKDIAGLNLTPAYGGKLLDVVKLTAGDTISKDQVVAKLVDDSTLRLKQYYSYAYADSIKVGQSANVSVPALMSSGIAGRVDAVHMVERISAEGSKLFEVEVTLQNPGTLTADMEASAVITVGGETVYPYESAKLEYNRSTDLKSTVNGTVISSSLLNYMEVTPGQVLVKIDGEDSENEIFSLEQSLATAQKDLETAQKNLANCSAVAPIDGTVIGLAISPGDEVAANTTVISIADTTTVIIDATVDERNISYVQQGMMVDLDQWGTPYTGMVESVSLSSKVENGVASYPMVISVDNIDGSMMTGSNVTYSLIASENDNCLLLPIQAVKSVPMEDGTTGSVVFVKADSKPENAIELTVPVEEVPEGFYAVPVETGISDNYNVEIISGVEEGTEVFTTVQKENSWY, translated from the coding sequence ATGGCAGAAGTGATGGATCCCGTTTTGGAAAAGAAGGACGAGGCTCTGGTGCCGCCGGAATCCGCAGCCCCTCCCGCCCCGCAGAAGCCCAAGAAGAAAAAGAAGAAGAAAATCGTCTCTTGGGTGATTCTGGCCGTGGTTCTTGGAGGCATTGCCTTTGGTATGTATAAATTGCTGGCGCCCAAAGAAGAGGCGGGGCAGGTGATCACGGATATGGTGCAGTACGGTTCCATCACCTCCACCGTGCAGGGCAGCGGCATCACCAAGCCCAAAAACAGCGAGACCATTACCCTGACCACCACGGGAACGGTGGCGGACGTGTACGTCACCGAGGGTCAGCAGGTCACCGCGGGAACGCCCCTGTTCACCATCGACAGCGAAACGGCCCGGGATGCGGTGGAGAAGGCCCGCAAGGACGCCAACGGCTATCAGAAGCAGTTAGACGCCCTCTACAAGGACATTGCCGGGCTGAACCTGACCCCCGCCTATGGCGGCAAACTGCTGGACGTGGTGAAGCTGACCGCCGGGGACACCATCTCCAAGGACCAGGTGGTGGCCAAGCTGGTGGACGACAGTACGCTGCGCCTGAAGCAGTATTACAGCTACGCCTATGCGGACAGCATTAAAGTGGGCCAGAGCGCCAATGTGTCCGTTCCCGCGCTGATGAGCAGCGGCATCGCCGGCAGAGTGGACGCCGTACATATGGTGGAGCGCATCAGCGCCGAGGGCTCCAAGCTCTTTGAGGTGGAGGTCACGCTGCAAAACCCGGGTACCCTGACGGCGGACATGGAGGCCTCCGCGGTGATCACCGTGGGCGGCGAAACCGTGTATCCCTATGAGTCCGCCAAACTGGAGTACAACCGCTCCACCGACCTCAAGTCCACTGTCAACGGCACCGTAATCTCCAGCAGCCTTCTGAACTACATGGAAGTGACGCCGGGCCAGGTGCTGGTGAAGATCGACGGCGAGGACAGCGAAAACGAGATTTTCTCCCTTGAGCAGTCCCTGGCCACGGCCCAGAAGGACCTTGAGACCGCCCAGAAGAATCTTGCCAACTGCAGCGCCGTGGCGCCCATCGACGGCACGGTCATCGGCCTGGCCATCTCGCCGGGCGACGAGGTGGCGGCCAATACCACCGTAATCTCCATTGCCGACACCACCACCGTCATCATCGACGCCACGGTGGACGAGCGGAACATCTCCTATGTCCAGCAGGGCATGATGGTGGACCTGGACCAGTGGGGCACGCCTTATACCGGCATGGTGGAGTCGGTCAGCCTCTCCAGCAAGGTGGAAAACGGTGTGGCCTCCTATCCCATGGTCATCTCTGTGGACAACATCGACGGCTCCATGATGACCGGCAGTAACGTCACCTATTCCCTGATTGCCAGCGAGAACGACAACTGCCTGCTGCTGCCCATCCAGGCGGTGAAGTCCGTGCCCATGGAGGACGGCACCACCGGCTCTGTGGTCTTTGTCAAGGCGGACAGCAAGCCTGAAAACGCAATCGAGCTCACCGTCCCTGTGGAAGAAGTGCCTGAGGGCTTTTATGCCGTGCCGGTGGAGACCGGCATCTCCGACAACTACAACGTGGAGATCATCAGCGGCGTGGAAGAGGGCACAGAGGTATTTACAACAGTCCAGAAAGAGAATTCCTGGTATTAA
- a CDS encoding NAD(P)H-dependent oxidoreductase, whose product MEKLLVIVPRDGENLRMDSVLRLALSGVPHERAESLEGPVERRRILFALSAGGDGVNAGYTALLRRLRRGYVTLEGCVGGLIVDGESELYTKSMATEMVFAANRAGCAFVGRPLVEATGSLSNFTVLARLGSLNLLEAYRESAGQLIGRILSFAPPRQSHPELLTLHASSHKTSNTVALWESLKGRLGEKMAWKEVGLRNGSVVDCSGCPYTMCLHFGERGGCFYGGVMVEEVYPALRRADALVMLCPNYNDALSANLTASINRMTALYRTVQFYDKALYAVVVSGYSGGDIVARQLISALCMNKSFYLPPRFALLETANDAGTALSLPGIERRLDGFAEGMAAQLLP is encoded by the coding sequence GTGGAAAAGCTGCTTGTAATCGTTCCCCGGGACGGGGAGAACCTCAGGATGGACTCCGTGCTCCGCTTGGCGCTGTCCGGCGTTCCCCATGAGCGGGCGGAGTCGCTGGAGGGACCGGTGGAGCGCCGGCGCATCCTATTTGCCCTCTCGGCGGGCGGGGATGGGGTGAATGCGGGGTATACCGCCCTGCTGCGGCGCCTGCGCCGGGGGTATGTCACGCTGGAGGGCTGTGTGGGCGGGCTGATTGTGGATGGAGAAAGTGAGCTCTACACAAAGTCCATGGCCACGGAGATGGTTTTTGCCGCCAACCGGGCGGGCTGCGCTTTTGTGGGCCGGCCCCTGGTGGAGGCCACCGGGTCGCTGTCCAATTTCACCGTGCTGGCCCGGCTGGGCAGTCTGAACCTTTTGGAGGCCTACCGGGAGAGCGCCGGGCAGCTGATCGGCCGCATCCTATCCTTTGCCCCGCCCCGCCAGTCCCACCCGGAGCTGCTGACGCTCCACGCCTCCAGCCATAAGACCTCCAACACGGTGGCTCTTTGGGAATCGCTGAAGGGGCGGCTGGGGGAGAAGATGGCGTGGAAGGAGGTGGGCCTTCGAAACGGCTCCGTGGTGGACTGCTCCGGCTGCCCCTACACCATGTGCCTCCACTTTGGGGAGCGTGGCGGCTGCTTCTACGGCGGCGTTATGGTGGAGGAGGTCTATCCCGCCCTGCGCCGGGCGGACGCGCTGGTGATGCTCTGCCCCAACTACAACGACGCCCTCTCAGCCAATCTCACCGCCAGCATCAACCGGATGACCGCCCTGTACCGCACCGTGCAGTTTTATGATAAGGCCCTCTACGCCGTCGTGGTCTCCGGCTATTCCGGCGGGGACATAGTGGCCCGGCAGCTGATCTCCGCGCTGTGCATGAATAAGTCCTTTTACCTGCCGCCCCGCTTCGCTCTGCTGGAGACGGCCAACGACGCCGGAACCGCGCTGAGCCTGCCGGGGATCGAACGGCGGCTGGACGGATTTGCGGAGGGCATGGCCGCGCAGCTTCTGCCCTGA